A portion of the Sulfurospirillum diekertiae genome contains these proteins:
- the ccsA gene encoding cytochrome c biogenesis protein CcsA: MDFFCGVATFIENDFGVETSWALIYTAWWFELIQVALALILISNIIRYKLYKLDKLPAFLFHISFIFILIGSGITRYYGFEGTLHVRNGMQEDKVLSSSTFIQVSALKDTKTYSYSHPQLISRAGGNGFSFSFDVGGDKAEVKFKQYLPNATAKVVDDPQGVPMISMMLSGYGESLNVVLKEGDTYESSEYIFSFNAQVPQTKKTIIQFTLEDGKFYFYSKEKIAWFKMAENKRGEYAADNKQDFVTGQLYTIGNVNFAPRYIGLKGQEKVVEDKNPMIKASGVSAIIVDAKYKGETKEIAMFGQGKGSEGEPTKIMISGVPFIFEWGAQIFTLPFAIQLNEFQLDRYAGSMSPMSYASEVEVVDSEKGVHVPFRIYMNHVLDYRGFRFFQSSYDKDEKGTILSVNNDPGKLPTYFGYLLLGIGLFFNLLNPKSRFRKLAGMVQKDMTKIKSILVALVSIIALSQGSALHAYTTEEYIGFLKQYDVKHADKFGRVLVQSVDGRIKPIDTISTELLNKIYGGSSYERLSANQVALSMMSSPSEWQGLPIIKVFHPELKKIIGIPENQKYASFNDFFEKEGDHAYKLTKYSEEANRKKPALRNQFDKDILKVDERVNICYMVYTGEVFKMIPKQNDINKKWFAPQEAVMNFSKQEGDEVRALLGGYFDSISEGLEKGNWENANKAIDKLQSYQEQYGSEIIPSDSRIKAEIFFNHAKIFARLTPVYLLSGLVLLCFIFAKMVKSSLNIKLATKIVLTINFVAFLAHTGGLGLRWYISTHAPWSDGYESMIYIAWAIALAGIFFSRQSVVSLALTSILAGVTLFVAHLSWMDPQITNLVPVLKSYWLNIHVSVITASYGFLGLCALLGFFTLILFIIRSTKQTKRNVEIERNIIEATRINEMAMILGLSLLTIGNFLGGVWANESWGRYWGWDPKETWALVSILFYAAVVHLRFIPKFNTPFAFAVASTITFSSIIMTYFGVNFYLSGMHSYAAGDPIPVPSFVYYTVAIVALVIALAYPKRGISKTL, encoded by the coding sequence TTGGACTTTTTTTGTGGTGTAGCAACGTTTATTGAAAATGATTTTGGTGTCGAGACGAGTTGGGCACTGATCTATACTGCATGGTGGTTTGAACTGATTCAAGTTGCTTTAGCACTTATTTTAATCTCTAATATTATTCGATATAAACTCTACAAACTCGATAAATTACCTGCATTTTTATTTCATATTAGTTTTATTTTTATTCTTATTGGTTCTGGGATCACGCGCTATTATGGCTTTGAGGGAACTTTACATGTAAGAAATGGTATGCAAGAGGATAAAGTTTTATCAAGTAGTACTTTTATTCAAGTTAGTGCTTTAAAAGACACTAAAACTTATAGCTATAGTCATCCACAGCTTATTTCTCGTGCAGGTGGTAATGGCTTTTCATTCTCATTTGATGTAGGTGGCGACAAAGCAGAAGTAAAATTTAAACAATATCTACCCAATGCTACTGCAAAAGTTGTTGATGATCCACAAGGTGTTCCAATGATTTCAATGATGCTCAGTGGGTATGGCGAAAGTCTCAATGTTGTTTTAAAAGAGGGCGATACTTACGAGTCAAGTGAATATATTTTTAGTTTTAATGCCCAAGTTCCTCAAACCAAGAAGACTATTATCCAATTTACATTGGAAGATGGGAAATTTTATTTTTACTCCAAAGAAAAAATTGCATGGTTTAAAATGGCTGAAAACAAGCGTGGGGAATACGCAGCCGATAATAAGCAAGATTTTGTAACAGGGCAGCTTTATACCATTGGAAATGTGAATTTTGCACCACGTTATATTGGTCTTAAAGGGCAAGAAAAAGTTGTTGAAGATAAAAATCCTATGATAAAAGCAAGTGGCGTATCTGCAATTATCGTCGATGCAAAATATAAAGGCGAAACAAAAGAAATTGCTATGTTTGGACAAGGGAAAGGGAGTGAAGGTGAGCCAACTAAGATCATGATCTCAGGTGTTCCTTTCATCTTTGAGTGGGGTGCACAAATTTTTACACTGCCTTTTGCTATCCAACTTAATGAATTTCAATTGGATCGTTATGCTGGATCAATGTCTCCAATGTCTTATGCAAGTGAGGTTGAAGTGGTTGACAGTGAAAAAGGGGTTCATGTACCCTTTCGTATCTATATGAATCATGTATTGGATTATCGAGGCTTCCGTTTTTTCCAAAGTTCGTACGATAAAGATGAAAAAGGAACAATTTTGTCCGTAAATAATGATCCTGGAAAGTTACCAACTTATTTTGGATACCTTCTTTTAGGGATTGGACTTTTCTTTAACTTGCTCAATCCAAAAAGTCGTTTCCGTAAACTTGCAGGCATGGTACAAAAAGATATGACTAAGATAAAATCTATCTTGGTGGCACTTGTCTCCATCATTGCTTTGAGCCAAGGATCTGCACTACACGCCTATACTACGGAAGAGTATATAGGATTTTTAAAACAGTACGATGTAAAACATGCTGATAAGTTTGGACGCGTCTTAGTCCAAAGTGTCGATGGAAGAATTAAGCCGATAGATACAATTTCGACGGAACTGCTCAATAAAATTTATGGTGGCTCCTCCTATGAAAGGCTAAGTGCAAATCAAGTTGCCCTGAGCATGATGAGTTCTCCGAGTGAATGGCAAGGTCTACCTATTATCAAAGTATTTCATCCTGAACTAAAAAAAATTATTGGTATTCCTGAAAATCAAAAATATGCCTCTTTCAATGATTTTTTTGAAAAAGAGGGTGATCATGCTTATAAGTTAACCAAATATTCTGAAGAAGCTAATCGTAAAAAACCAGCGCTTCGTAACCAATTTGATAAAGATATACTCAAAGTAGATGAGCGTGTTAACATTTGTTATATGGTTTATACTGGCGAAGTCTTTAAAATGATTCCTAAACAAAACGACATCAACAAAAAATGGTTTGCACCTCAAGAAGCGGTTATGAACTTTTCCAAACAAGAAGGTGATGAAGTGAGAGCACTTCTTGGTGGATATTTTGATTCTATTAGCGAAGGGTTGGAAAAAGGAAATTGGGAAAATGCCAACAAAGCTATTGATAAACTTCAATCGTATCAAGAGCAGTATGGTTCTGAAATTATCCCAAGTGATAGTCGTATTAAAGCAGAAATTTTCTTTAACCATGCGAAAATATTTGCACGATTGACCCCTGTGTATCTTCTCAGTGGCTTAGTCTTACTCTGTTTTATTTTTGCAAAAATGGTCAAATCATCTTTAAATATCAAATTGGCAACAAAAATTGTTTTGACCATTAATTTTGTTGCTTTTTTAGCTCATACGGGTGGACTTGGGCTCAGATGGTATATCTCAACGCATGCCCCTTGGAGTGATGGTTATGAATCAATGATCTACATTGCCTGGGCAATAGCACTTGCGGGTATCTTCTTTTCTCGCCAGTCTGTGGTTTCTCTTGCATTGACATCCATTCTTGCTGGAGTAACGCTTTTTGTGGCACACCTTAGTTGGATGGATCCACAAATTACCAATCTAGTACCTGTTCTAAAATCTTACTGGCTTAATATCCATGTTTCGGTGATTACAGCAAGTTATGGATTCTTAGGACTATGTGCGCTTCTAGGCTTTTTTACATTGATCTTATTTATTATAAGAAGCACAAAGCAAACCAAACGTAATGTCGAAATTGAACGCAATATTATTGAAGCAACACGTATTAATGAAATGGCAATGATTCTAGGACTGAGCCTTTTAACCATTGGTAACTTCTTAGGAGGGGTTTGGGCCAATGAATCGTGGGGTAGATATTGGGGATGGGATCCAAAAGAGACGTGGGCTTTAGTTTCAATTCTCTTTTATGCAGCTGTGGTGCATTTAAGATTTATTCCCAAATTTAATACACCTTTTGCGTTTGCAGTTGCTTCAACGATTACTTTTTCTTCCATTATTATGACTTATTTTGGCGTTAATTTTTATCTTTCAGGTATGCATTCTTACGCTGCAGGTGACCCAATTCCTGTGCCATCTTTTGTCTATTATACCGTTGCCATTGTTGCTCTTGTTATTGCTCTGGCGTATCCTAAACGGGGCATCTCTAAAACCTTATAA
- a CDS encoding CinA family protein: MKSSLIVVGKALRYNLPFLNYIHATITKHLDLPDQTVYIDKNDKDLFFVLEESITHADEIVIVTSNDSFNLVNKVIATLGEESLELKGGMLIPSKTVHFEENSYLLERDGKLINIIKASENKKLPTVLIENKNSSALFSIINIDEDSLKILLEPLAQNFEIRITPAKIIDGWMTIEAISNKYGNLESFFKAAKSLLPQKVINHPDVIEHIAESLQAHGKTLSIAESCTGGLIASMLTKRSGVSAVFKGGLVTYSNEIKESWLGVSNDTIERFGAVSELCVREMLEGVLNASLSDFAIATSGIAGPTGGSIEKPVGTVYVGARNKEGNILIERLLLEGDREYIQTQSAYHALKLLLHVGENIFLKSEKMS, encoded by the coding sequence ATGAAAAGCTCTTTGATCGTAGTTGGAAAAGCGCTACGATACAATCTGCCATTTTTAAATTACATTCATGCAACCATTACAAAACATCTTGATCTTCCTGATCAAACCGTCTATATCGATAAAAACGATAAAGACCTCTTCTTTGTCTTGGAAGAATCCATCACCCATGCAGATGAAATCGTCATTGTCACATCCAATGATAGTTTTAACCTTGTCAATAAAGTCATTGCAACACTAGGAGAAGAGTCACTAGAGCTTAAAGGAGGCATGCTCATTCCTTCTAAAACAGTTCATTTTGAAGAAAATAGCTATCTTTTGGAGCGTGATGGTAAACTCATCAATATTATCAAAGCCAGTGAAAATAAAAAGCTTCCTACGGTTTTAATTGAAAATAAAAATAGCTCAGCCCTATTTTCCATTATCAATATTGATGAAGATTCTCTTAAAATCTTACTTGAACCCTTAGCCCAAAATTTTGAGATTCGCATTACTCCTGCAAAAATTATTGACGGTTGGATGACCATCGAAGCAATTTCCAATAAATATGGCAATCTAGAGAGCTTCTTTAAAGCGGCAAAATCGCTTCTTCCTCAAAAAGTAATCAATCACCCTGACGTAATTGAACATATCGCAGAATCACTCCAAGCGCATGGTAAGACACTCAGTATTGCAGAGAGTTGTACAGGAGGGCTTATTGCTTCTATGCTTACCAAACGTTCAGGTGTATCGGCCGTTTTCAAAGGGGGTCTTGTAACCTACTCCAATGAAATCAAAGAGTCATGGCTAGGAGTCAGTAACGACACTATCGAACGTTTTGGAGCAGTCAGTGAGCTCTGTGTGCGTGAAATGCTTGAAGGTGTTCTCAATGCTAGCCTTTCTGATTTTGCCATCGCTACCAGTGGTATTGCAGGGCCAACGGGAGGAAGTATTGAAAAACCTGTTGGTACGGTTTATGTAGGCGCTCGCAATAAAGAGGGTAATATTCTTATCGAAAGACTTCTTTTGGAAGGTGATCGTGAGTATATTCAAACCCAAAGTGCTTACCATGCCTTAAAGTTGCTTTTACATGTAGGCGAAAATATTTTTCTAAAAAGTGAAAAAATGTCTTGA
- the ileS gene encoding isoleucine--tRNA ligase, with translation MDYKETLLLPQTDFPMRGNLPQNEPARYAKWFSKEESAYAKMIKNRENAPTTFILHDGPPYANGHIHIGHALNKILKDVIVKTHYFFGEKVRYVPGWDCHGLPIEQQVEKNLGKEKKDALPKSKIRELCREHARKFIDIQREEFKSLGVIGDWDNPYMTMKFKFEADIYRALCGVADKGLLVERSKPVYWSWAARSALAEAEVEYEDKEDYSIFVAFALTPEAKAKLDISTDASVIIWTTTPWTLPANVGISFSPEENYVLTSDGYIVAEPLHVKLLEQGVIAGEIVKTFKASVLENSFALNPLNGRKSQFVLGEHVTMDGGSGCVHTAPGHGDDDYKVGLRYGLEVIMPVDERGCYDETVVRLGLLPDAESFVGEHIFKCNERILELLGTRLLKCSKFTHSYPFCWRTHQPVIYRATKQWFVAMDEAVGGRASLRKMAMDELGKVRFYPKSGINRLGSMIENRPDWCISRQRDWGVPIAFFRDKTTGKPIFDTNVVSHIANIFEEKGADAWWDLEIKDLLVANSGYNPENLEKVMDILDVWFDSGSTWKAVLQSTDYDAGSYPATMYFEGSDQHRGWFQSSLLVSTANNGIAPYQKVLTHGFTMDEKGEKMSKSKGNVISPIDIAKSHGVEILRLWAATSEYMSDQKISDNILKQVSEQYRKIRNTFRFLLANINDLETILPYEQMGVLDQWILAHAKAVFDEAEGYFREYEFSKGFALLNHFIAVELSGIYLDISKDRLYCNAKNDTIRLSAQSAMALIAEKLMVLMAPTLTYTIDEMMEYAPAILKSKGENVFDLVYASLPNMTTAFDEAYMVEAREKFFEIVDALKKEKIIKSTLELVLQTSSPKIAALEKVDAEDWFTVSKVIEHMETGEMGVFEVAGDHFKIFKAAKCKCPRCWKYRAKSEEELCHRCNEALNV, from the coding sequence ATGGACTATAAAGAGACCTTGCTTCTTCCTCAGACCGATTTTCCAATGCGTGGCAACCTCCCTCAAAACGAGCCTGCACGTTATGCCAAGTGGTTTTCCAAAGAGGAGAGTGCTTATGCAAAAATGATCAAAAATAGAGAAAATGCCCCAACGACATTTATTCTTCATGATGGCCCTCCGTATGCCAATGGGCATATTCATATCGGACATGCGCTCAATAAAATTCTCAAAGATGTGATCGTTAAAACCCACTATTTTTTTGGTGAAAAAGTGCGTTACGTTCCAGGTTGGGATTGTCACGGGTTGCCGATTGAGCAACAAGTGGAAAAAAACCTTGGGAAAGAGAAAAAAGACGCCCTTCCAAAAAGTAAAATTCGTGAATTGTGCCGCGAACATGCCCGTAAATTTATTGATATTCAACGCGAAGAGTTTAAATCACTAGGTGTTATTGGCGATTGGGACAATCCGTATATGACGATGAAATTTAAATTTGAAGCGGACATTTACCGTGCTTTGTGCGGCGTTGCAGACAAAGGCCTTTTGGTTGAACGCAGTAAACCAGTCTACTGGTCATGGGCAGCGCGAAGTGCCTTGGCCGAAGCGGAAGTTGAGTATGAAGACAAAGAAGACTACTCTATCTTTGTCGCGTTTGCACTAACGCCTGAGGCGAAAGCAAAACTGGATATTAGCACAGATGCTTCCGTTATCATTTGGACAACAACACCGTGGACACTGCCTGCCAACGTAGGTATTTCGTTTAGCCCCGAAGAAAATTATGTGCTCACAAGTGATGGTTATATCGTCGCTGAGCCTTTACATGTAAAACTTTTAGAGCAAGGTGTGATCGCAGGTGAGATCGTTAAAACCTTTAAAGCCAGTGTGCTTGAAAACAGTTTTGCACTCAATCCGTTGAATGGTCGTAAATCTCAATTTGTTTTAGGTGAGCATGTTACGATGGACGGTGGTAGTGGTTGTGTTCATACCGCTCCTGGGCATGGTGATGATGACTACAAAGTAGGGCTTCGTTACGGGCTTGAAGTGATTATGCCTGTGGATGAGCGCGGTTGTTACGATGAAACCGTCGTTCGTTTAGGACTCCTTCCGGATGCTGAGAGTTTTGTAGGCGAGCATATCTTTAAATGCAACGAGCGTATTTTAGAACTTTTGGGCACACGCCTTTTGAAATGCTCCAAATTTACGCACTCCTATCCCTTCTGTTGGAGAACGCATCAACCGGTCATTTACCGTGCAACCAAACAGTGGTTTGTCGCAATGGATGAAGCCGTTGGCGGACGCGCGAGTCTTCGTAAAATGGCGATGGATGAGCTTGGAAAAGTTCGTTTTTATCCCAAATCAGGCATTAATCGCTTAGGTTCAATGATTGAAAATCGTCCCGATTGGTGTATCTCACGCCAACGTGATTGGGGTGTACCAATAGCGTTTTTTAGAGATAAAACAACCGGTAAACCTATCTTTGACACCAACGTTGTGAGCCATATTGCAAACATCTTTGAAGAAAAAGGTGCGGATGCGTGGTGGGATTTAGAGATCAAAGACCTTTTGGTTGCCAATAGCGGTTACAACCCTGAAAATCTCGAAAAAGTGATGGATATTTTGGATGTCTGGTTTGATAGCGGTAGCACATGGAAAGCGGTGCTTCAATCCACTGACTACGATGCTGGAAGTTATCCTGCAACCATGTATTTTGAAGGAAGCGATCAACACCGCGGTTGGTTTCAAAGCTCACTGCTCGTTAGCACCGCAAACAATGGCATTGCACCGTATCAAAAAGTTTTGACACACGGTTTTACCATGGATGAAAAGGGTGAAAAAATGAGCAAATCGAAGGGAAATGTTATTTCCCCAATCGATATTGCAAAAAGCCATGGTGTCGAAATTTTACGTCTTTGGGCAGCCACAAGTGAATATATGAGCGACCAAAAAATCAGCGATAATATCTTAAAACAAGTCAGCGAGCAGTACCGTAAAATTCGTAACACATTCCGATTTTTACTAGCAAACATCAATGATTTAGAGACCATCTTGCCTTATGAGCAGATGGGTGTGCTGGATCAATGGATTTTAGCGCATGCTAAAGCGGTTTTTGATGAGGCTGAAGGGTATTTCAGAGAGTATGAATTTTCTAAAGGATTTGCCCTTTTAAACCATTTTATTGCCGTGGAACTCAGTGGCATTTATCTGGATATTTCCAAAGATCGACTCTATTGTAATGCGAAAAATGACACGATTCGTCTCTCTGCACAAAGTGCAATGGCATTGATTGCTGAAAAATTAATGGTCTTAATGGCACCAACCTTGACCTATACGATTGATGAGATGATGGAGTATGCCCCCGCCATCTTAAAAAGCAAAGGTGAAAATGTTTTTGACCTTGTGTATGCATCACTTCCAAATATGACAACAGCTTTCGATGAAGCCTATATGGTAGAAGCACGTGAAAAATTCTTTGAAATTGTGGATGCCCTTAAAAAAGAGAAGATCATCAAATCAACTTTAGAGTTGGTACTTCAAACCAGTTCACCTAAAATTGCTGCATTGGAAAAAGTAGATGCGGAAGATTGGTTTACGGTCAGTAAAGTGATTGAACATATGGAAACGGGTGAAATGGGCGTATTTGAAGTCGCAGGAGATCACTTTAAAATATTTAAAGCTGCCAAATGCAAATGTCCACGTTGTTGGAAATACCGTGCTAAAAGCGAAGAAGAACTTTGCCACCGATGTAATGAGGCTTTAAATGTTTGA
- the gatA gene encoding Asp-tRNA(Asn)/Glu-tRNA(Gln) amidotransferase subunit GatA: MITLKEALKLPKEEIEAFRTDLKQKIEATKSLGAYVEQLTCKTISEYGSGIPIAIKDNIQVNGWEVTSGSNILQGYVAPYNATVIDNMVRHGLSPFGRTNMDEFAMGSSTESSFYGKTLNPHNPKCVPGGSSGGSAAAVAGGIAIAALGSDTGGSIRQPAAFCGCVGLKPTYGKVSRYGLGAYSSSLDQIGPITQNVEDAAILYDIIAGHEPKDSTSANMAHQSVADKLNANRKMTIAVIENYLNEASPEVRERMMDGIRALEKAGHKIIYRNFINSKYDIATYYVIATAEASANLSRYDGVRYGNRGSNENLKEMFIQSRSLGFGEEVKRRILLGTFVLSSGYYDAYYIKAQKARHFIKAQYESIFKEADLIFMPVTPTSAFEFGSKADPLEMYLSDIYTISLNLTGLPGISVPLGMDSKGLPVGGQLIGQAYGEQALLDGALSLERELGL; encoded by the coding sequence TTGATAACCTTAAAAGAGGCATTAAAACTTCCCAAAGAAGAGATCGAAGCATTTCGAACTGATTTAAAGCAAAAAATAGAAGCAACAAAAAGTTTGGGTGCCTATGTCGAGCAGCTTACATGTAAAACGATTAGTGAGTATGGTTCAGGCATTCCGATTGCCATTAAAGATAATATTCAAGTGAATGGTTGGGAAGTCACGAGTGGCTCTAACATCCTTCAAGGCTATGTCGCGCCTTATAACGCAACGGTTATTGATAATATGGTGCGTCATGGACTCTCTCCGTTTGGTCGTACCAACATGGACGAATTTGCGATGGGAAGCTCCACCGAATCTTCATTTTATGGCAAAACACTCAACCCTCACAATCCCAAATGCGTTCCTGGTGGAAGTAGTGGTGGTAGTGCTGCAGCTGTTGCTGGCGGCATTGCCATCGCAGCACTTGGAAGTGATACGGGTGGCAGTATTCGCCAACCCGCAGCTTTTTGTGGCTGCGTTGGTTTAAAGCCAACCTATGGAAAAGTAAGCCGTTACGGTTTGGGTGCGTATTCAAGTTCCCTTGACCAAATTGGACCAATTACACAAAATGTTGAAGATGCGGCTATTTTATATGACATTATCGCAGGGCATGAGCCAAAAGACTCTACCAGTGCCAACATGGCACATCAAAGTGTCGCAGACAAACTGAATGCGAACCGTAAAATGACGATTGCTGTCATTGAAAACTACTTGAATGAAGCAAGTCCTGAAGTGCGTGAACGTATGATGGATGGTATTCGTGCACTCGAAAAAGCGGGTCATAAAATCATTTATCGCAATTTTATTAACTCGAAATATGACATCGCAACCTATTATGTGATTGCAACGGCAGAAGCGAGCGCAAACCTCAGTCGTTACGATGGTGTTCGTTATGGAAACCGTGGAAGCAATGAAAACCTGAAAGAGATGTTTATTCAAAGTAGAAGTCTTGGCTTTGGTGAAGAGGTTAAACGAAGAATTCTCCTTGGAACCTTTGTTTTAAGCAGTGGTTATTATGATGCGTATTACATCAAAGCTCAAAAGGCGCGTCATTTTATCAAAGCGCAGTATGAATCCATTTTTAAAGAGGCTGATCTGATTTTTATGCCAGTAACGCCAACGAGTGCGTTTGAGTTTGGTTCAAAAGCAGATCCATTGGAAATGTACTTGAGTGATATTTATACCATTTCACTCAATCTTACAGGACTTCCAGGTATTTCGGTTCCTCTTGGAATGGATAGCAAAGGGCTTCCTGTTGGTGGACAACTTATTGGTCAAGCGTATGGTGAGCAAGCACTTTTAGATGGAGCGCTTAGCTTAGAGAGAGAATTAGGGTTATAG
- the guaB gene encoding IMP dehydrogenase yields MKIRKRALTFEDVLLVPKYSEILPKEVDIKTKLTKNITLNIPLVSAAMDTVTEHRAAIMMARLGGLGIIHKNMDIESQVREIRRVKKSESGIIIDPVSIKAKATLKEALAIMSEYRISGVPVIDDNDILIGILTNRDLRFENDYSKNVEELMTKMPLITVKKGTTLDDAEAIFRTNKVEKLPIVDENNKLAGLITIKDLKKRQEYPHANKDEFGRLRVGAAIGVGQLDRARALVEAGADVLVLDSAHGHSKGIIDTVKLIKKELKVDIIAGNIATSEAALALVEAGADGIKVGIGPGSICTTRIVSGVGVPQMTAIEECSDVGRKYGVPIIADGGIKYSGDFAKALAAGAQSVMVGSLLAGTDESPGELITYQGRQYKTYRGMGSIGAMTKGSSDRYFQEGTAADKLVPEGIEGRVPHAGSIRDVIFQLVGGLRSSMGYVGARDIIDYQEKAEFVEITSAGLKESHVHDVIITHEAPNYRVN; encoded by the coding sequence ATGAAAATTAGAAAAAGAGCATTAACATTTGAAGACGTATTATTGGTACCAAAGTATTCTGAGATTTTGCCTAAAGAGGTTGATATTAAAACAAAATTAACGAAGAATATTACACTAAATATCCCTCTTGTATCGGCTGCAATGGATACCGTAACAGAGCACCGTGCGGCTATTATGATGGCACGTCTTGGAGGGCTTGGAATTATTCATAAAAATATGGATATTGAATCCCAAGTACGTGAAATCAGACGTGTGAAAAAAAGTGAAAGTGGTATCATCATTGATCCTGTTTCAATTAAAGCCAAAGCGACGCTGAAAGAAGCCCTTGCCATTATGTCAGAGTACCGCATTTCAGGTGTCCCTGTAATTGATGATAACGATATCTTGATTGGTATTTTAACCAACCGCGATCTCCGTTTTGAAAATGACTATAGTAAAAATGTTGAAGAGCTCATGACCAAAATGCCTTTGATTACGGTTAAAAAAGGCACAACGTTGGATGATGCTGAAGCAATTTTTAGAACCAATAAAGTTGAAAAACTTCCTATTGTAGATGAAAATAACAAACTAGCAGGTTTGATTACGATTAAAGATCTAAAAAAGCGCCAAGAGTATCCTCATGCTAACAAAGATGAGTTTGGTAGACTTCGTGTGGGAGCAGCTATTGGTGTAGGTCAACTGGATCGTGCTCGTGCGCTCGTAGAAGCCGGTGCCGATGTTTTAGTTTTAGACTCAGCACACGGTCATTCAAAAGGGATTATTGATACCGTTAAACTGATCAAAAAAGAGCTTAAAGTTGATATTATTGCAGGGAATATTGCAACTTCAGAAGCGGCACTTGCTCTTGTTGAAGCGGGAGCTGATGGCATTAAAGTGGGCATAGGACCTGGAAGTATTTGTACCACACGTATTGTTTCAGGCGTGGGTGTACCTCAGATGACAGCAATTGAAGAGTGTTCAGATGTTGGCCGTAAATACGGCGTTCCCATCATTGCCGATGGCGGTATTAAGTATTCAGGTGACTTCGCAAAAGCTTTAGCCGCTGGAGCTCAAAGTGTTATGGTTGGAAGTTTACTTGCTGGAACCGATGAGAGTCCTGGCGAGCTTATTACGTACCAAGGACGCCAATATAAAACCTATCGTGGCATGGGAAGTATTGGGGCAATGACGAAGGGAAGTAGTGATCGTTATTTCCAAGAAGGAACGGCTGCTGATAAACTTGTACCGGAGGGTATTGAAGGACGTGTTCCTCATGCTGGTTCTATTCGTGATGTCATTTTCCAACTCGTGGGAGGCCTTAGATCTTCTATGGGGTATGTGGGCGCACGTGATATTATTGATTATCAAGAGAAAGCTGAATTTGTTGAAATTACCAGTGCGGGTCTTAAAGAGAGCCATGTACATGATGTTATCATCACACACGAAGCACCTAATTATAGAGTCAACTAA